Proteins encoded in a region of the Carassius gibelio isolate Cgi1373 ecotype wild population from Czech Republic chromosome B5, carGib1.2-hapl.c, whole genome shotgun sequence genome:
- the LOC127957575 gene encoding spectrin beta chain, non-erythrocytic 4-like isoform X3, with product MKHQAFMAELAHNKEWLAKIEQEGEELIQEQPELRSVVEMKLKEIRECWSHLENTTKVKARQLFETQNHRTTDLPTNTLSDLDQHLTAIQEQPPTLGSTHITQPTLLQPRPTFSQQLQRIQSMEAQMQLYQGVGEVRAGADHRRPEGEELGGVTETRIVRLIEPLKERRRIILASKEMHQVTQDLEDEIVWIQDRLLLASSTEYGTNLQNVQHLIMNHKALQMEIQAQRGRVEEVLERAEAIAALRTPEVELVREGAGHMRQLWEVLQVEMERRTVMLDAVNHAQQYYTQAAKVESWLSGQKLQVLNEEKGNDEASTFRLLKEQLALEQTVENYAETVSSLSQQCRRMLELGHPDSEQITKQQAHIDRLYVSLKDLVEQRKTKLEQQYWLYQLKREVEALEKWISEREAVASSTDLGQDLEHVTDLQGSFTQFFTETRAVGQKQMDSVNKMVNEMIDCSHSDAATIAEWKDGLNESWADLLELMETRAQMLAASYQLHKFFNDCQEVLVQIEGKMRQLPEVRSCQMSSANPGTLHRLLHSFEHSLQLLVSQVRQLQENAVQLRAIYAGEKADAILSREQEVMQAWKELLVACEGSRVQVTTVTDKIQFFAVVRELSMWMDGIMGQIGLTDDARDLSVLDGMMSQHQNLKSKIENKSKNFVHCVEMGKMLLAARNPAAEEVKEKLEYIMAKQKDLNERWEQHWEKLQQAQQRLQSNQPGSVEKSWLTIKEPITPNTREGGGGTDDVEELIRRHEAFRKAASTWKDHFSSLRQAEKLKEELNKQPSTSSLLSRQMFPLSCLVPSSSSSSSSSSLFRNPLQDSLLESKSGLDLMHTTEQTVANTLAQRLGSSLNPYTPVMNGSSYHGMNQSSGGVEGLSYLKQQSVSGLDNSSYQGLNQQVGVLGVNSSSYTGLNQQGVLGEDSSSYHSLNHLGAVGVGGDPKIGYAWQHLKADCFQPKINHIHKAVPPLLEAHRAQLAGGAANMPAPPTGLDPSLEMIHSRLQRDPRGSRSDPQMDHLRREREYRLGRQTSSEQEIQARLNELPLIVRQERYRRRMERQSSSEQEGNGRQRVQKHDSSDAESGKEPSDKRPSGEKRSTMAEIVEQAQEKEACQARGDMYRPPSSLSAPVSRLDRPRARDRPKPRRRPRPKEPEEPRRSRSAPAQSVPSTSQPPTHTVEHEGFLYRKHEEEGKERSPNSKSWVNLFCVLKQGEIGFYKDSRHKTTPYNDEPLLNLAICEFDTTNGYKKKKNVFILRTTAEGDYIFLAKDEEDLKGWVNSINASLKEIEEIAKWEKATNSSTDPDKSERKERSEGAEPSEGAERSERSEKSERSDRSDKIEASDKSSEKRDTSEKERGGRAERGERGERGDRGSRGSSTSGKSK from the exons ATGAAGCACCAGGCCTTCATGGCCGAACTGGCCCATAACAAAGAATGGCTCGCCAAGATCGAACAG GAGGGTGAGGAGCTGATTCAGGAACAGCCTGAGTTGCGATCGGTGGTGGAGATGAAGTTGAAGGAAATCAGAGAGTGCTGGTCTCACCTGGAGAACACCACCAAAGTCAAGGCCCGCCAGCTGTTTGAAACGCAGAACCACCGCACTACCGACCTGCCCACTAACACCCTCAGCGACCTGGACCAGCATCTCACCGCCATACAGGAGCAGCCGCCCACACTAGGCTCCACCCACATCACCCAACCCACCCTCCTTCAGCCACGCCCCACTTTCAGCCAGCAACTCCAAAGGATACAA TCAATGGAAGCCCAGATGCAGCTTTATCAAGGTGTTGGTGAAGTCAGGGCTGGTGCTGATCACCGGAGACCAGAAGGAGAAGAGCTAGGAGGTGTGACGGAGACACGGATTGTGCGTCTTATCGAGCCTCTGAAGGAAAGGAGGCGGATCATTCTCGCCTCAAAAGAGATGCACCAAGTCACCCAGGACCTGGAGGATGAGATT GTATGGATTCAGGATCGGTTACTCTTGGCCTCATCTACAGAATATGGGACCAATCTGCAGAATGTCCAACATTTAATCATGAACCATAAG GCACTGCAGATGGAGATACAGGCTCAGAGGGGGCGGGTTGAGGAGGTGCTGGAAAGGGCGGAGGCCATTGCTGCCCTGCGGACCCCAGAGGTGGAGCTTGTGCGTGAGGGGGCGGGGCACATGAGGCAGCTGTGGGAGGTGCTTCAGGTAGAGATGGAACGACGTACAGTGATGCTGGATGCCGTGAACCATGCCCAGCAGTACTACACCCAGGCAGCGAAGGTTGAGTCTTGGCTCAGTGGACAGAAACTTCAGGTTCTCAATGAGGAGAAAggaaat GATGAGGCCAGCACTTTTAGGTTACTGAAAGAGCAGTTGGCATTAGAGCAAACAGTGGAGAATTATGCAGAGACCGTGAGCTCACTGTCCCAGCAGTGCCGTCGCATGCTTGAGCTGGGACATCCTGACAG tgagcAAATCACCAAACAGCAGGCTCATATAGACCGGCTATATGTATCTCTAAAAGACCTGGTGGAACAGAGGAAAACAAAGCTGGAGCAGCAATACTGGCTGTATCAGCTGAAGCGAGAGGTAGAGGCGCTGGAGAAATGGATCTCTGAGAGGGAGGCTGTCGCCAGCTCCACTGACCTCGGCCAGGACCTCGAGCATGTCACG GATCTGCAGGGCAGCTTTACTCAGTTCTTCACTGAGACACGTGCAGTCGGCCAGAAACAGATGGATTCGGTCAATAAGATGGTGAATGAGATGATTGACTGCAGTCACTCTGATGCTGCCACCATTGCAGAGTGGAAAGATGGGCTGAATGAGTCCTGGGCGGATCTTCTGGAGCTCATGGAGACCAGAGCGCAGATGCTTGCAGCATCGTACCAGCTACACAAGTTCTTCAACGACTGTCAGGAG gtgCTGGTCCAGATCGAGGGAAAGATGAGACAGCTGCCAGAGGTGAGGTCATGTCAGATGAGCTCGGCCAACCCTGGCACACTACATAGACTCCTGCACTCTTTTGAGCACTCCCTGCAGCTGCTGGTCTCACAG GTACGCCAACTGCAAGAAAACGCAGTTCAGCTGCGTGCAATTTATGCCGGAGAGAAGGCAGATGCCATATTGTCCCGTGAGCAGGAGGTGATGCAGGCCTGGAAAGAGCTCCTTGTTGCATGTGAGGGCAGCCGTGTGCAGGTCACCACAGTAACCGATAAGATCCAGTTCTTCGCTGTTGTGCGGGAACTGAGCATGTGGATGGATGGAATAATGGGACAGATTGGCTTAACTGATGATGCCAG GGACCTCTCTGTGCTGGATGGCATGATGTCCCAACATCAGAATCTGAagagtaaaatagaaaacaagaGCAAGAACTTTGTGCATTGTGTGGAGATGGGAAAAATGCTGCTAGCTGCACGCAACCCTGCAGCTGAAGAG GTAAAGGAGAAGCTGGAGTATATAATGGCAAAGCAGAAAGATCTGAATGAGCGATGGGAACAGCACTGGGAGAAGCTTCAGCAAG CCCAGCAGAGGCTGCAGTCCAACCAGCCGGGATCAGTGGAGAAGTCCTGGCTCACAATCAAGGAACCAATCACTCCAAATACCCGTGAGGGAGGTGGTGGGACAGACGATGTGGAGGAGCTGATTCGCCGGCATGAAGCATTCCGGAAGGCTGCATCCACGTGGAAGGATCATTTCAGCTCGTTACGTCAG GCAGAGAAATTGAAGGAGGAACTGAACAAGCAGCCTTCTACCTCCTCTCTCCTCAGCAGGCAAATGTTCCCTCTCTCCTGTCTCGTGCCcagctcctcttcctcatcctcatcctcctctctcTTCCGTAACCCTCTTCAGGACTCACTTCTGGAGTCCAAGTCCGGGCTGGACCTCATGCACACCACAGAACAAACCGTGGCGAACACACTCGCTCAGCGGCTCGGATCCTCTCTGAATCCTTACACACCCGTCATGAACGGCTCCTCGTACCACGGGATGAACCAGTCATCAGGGGGTGTGGAGGGTCTTTCCTACCTAAAACAACAAAGTGTTTCAGGGTTGGATAATTCTAGCTATCAGGGGTTAAACCAACAAGTTGGTGTCTTGGGGGTGAACAGCTCCAGCTACACTGGACTTAACCAACAGGGTGTTTTAGGAGAAGACAGCTCCAGCTACCACAGCCTGAACCATTTAGGTGCTGTGGGGGTGGGAGGGGATCCCAAAATAGGATATGCTTGGCAGCACCTGAAAGCTGACTGCTTTCAGCCCAAAATCAACCACATTCACAAAGCTGTTCCACCTTTACTAGAGGCGCACCGAGCCCAGCTCGCCGGTGGAGCAGCAAACATGCCAGCTCCTCCTACGGGCCTGGACCCCTCCCTAGAGATGATTCACAGCCGGTTACAGAGAGACCCCCGCGGGAGCCGATCTGACCCGCAAATGGATCACTTGAGGCGGGAGAGAGAGTACCGGCTTGGCCGACAGACCTCCAGCGAGCAGGAGATCCAGGCCAGACTTAACGAGCTCCCGCTGATTGTAAGGCAGGAACGCTACCGTCGAAGAATGGAGAGACAGTCATCTAGTGAGCAGGAGGGCAACGGTAGGCAGAGAGTACAGAAACATGACTCCAGCGATGCAGAATCTGGGAAAGAGCCATCTGACAAGAGACCATCTGG ggagaAGCGTTCCACTATGGCTGAGATTGTTGAGCAAGCGCAGGAGAAAGAAGCTTGTCAA GCGAGGGGAGATATGTACAGACCCCCCAGCAGTCTCTCTGCACCAGTGAGTCGTCTGGATCGCCCTCGAGCTCGAGACCGCCCCAAACCACGAAGAAGACCTCGTCCAAAAGAGCCTGAGGAGCCACGGAGGTCCCGTTCTGCACCTGCTCAGAGCGTCCCATCCACATCTCAGCCTCCTACTCACACCGTTGAACATGAGGGCTTCCTGTACAGGAAACACGAAGAGGAGGGGAAAGAGAGAAGCCCAAATAG CAAGTCGTGGGTAAATCTGTTCTGCGTGCTCAAACAAGGGGAGATCGGTTTCTACAAGGATTCCCGACACAAAACAACACCCTACAATGATGAGCCACTTCTCAACTTGGCCATCTGTGAATTTGACACTACCAACGgatacaaaaagaagaagaatgtcTTCATTCTCAG gacCACTGCTGAAGGGGACTACATCTTCCTGGCTAAGGATGAG GAGGATCTGAAAGGTTGGGTCAACAGCATCAACGCTAGCCTGAAGGAGATTGAAGAAATCGCCAAGTGGGAGAAAGCCACAAACTCCTCCACCGACCCCGACAAATCAGAGCGGAAGGAGCGTTCTGAAGGGGCGGAGCCATCTGAGGGGGCGGAGAGATCAGAGAGGTCAGAGAAGTCTGAGCGTTCAGACCGATCGGATAAAATAGAGGCATCGGACAAAAGCTCAGAAAAGAGGGACACATCTGAAAAGGAGAGAGGAGGTAGAGCTGAAAGAGGAGAGAGGGGCGAACGAGGAGACCGGGGTTCCAGGGGTTCCAGCACTTCGGGAAAGAGCAAATGA
- the LOC127957575 gene encoding spectrin beta chain, non-erythrocytic 4-like isoform X1: protein MLTARDGARDEAQKLHRKWMKHQAFMAELARNKEWLAKIEQEGEELIQEQPELRSVVEMKLKEIRECWSHLENTTKVKARQLFETQNHRTTDLPTNTLSDLDQHLTAIQEQPPTLGSTHITQPTLLQPRPTFSQQLQRIQSMEAQMQLYQGVGEVRAGADHRRPEGEELGGVTETRIVRLIEPLKERRRIILASKEMHQVTQDLEDEIVWIQDRLLLASSTEYGTNLQNVQHLIMNHKALQMEIQAQRGRVEEVLERAEAIAALRTPEVELVREGAGHMRQLWEVLQVEMERRTVMLDAVNHAQQYYTQAAKVESWLSGQKLQVLNEEKGNDEASTFRLLKEQLALEQTVENYAETVSSLSQQCRRMLELGHPDSEQITKQQAHIDRLYVSLKDLVEQRKTKLEQQYWLYQLKREVEALEKWISEREAVASSTDLGQDLEHVTDLQGSFTQFFTETRAVGQKQMDSVNKMVNEMIDCSHSDAATIAEWKDGLNESWADLLELMETRAQMLAASYQLHKFFNDCQEVLVQIEGKMRQLPEVRSCQMSSANPGTLHRLLHSFEHSLQLLVSQVRQLQENAVQLRAIYAGEKADAILSREQEVMQAWKELLVACEGSRVQVTTVTDKIQFFAVVRELSMWMDGIMGQIGLTDDARDLSVLDGMMSQHQNLKSKIENKSKNFVHCVEMGKMLLAARNPAAEEVKEKLEYIMAKQKDLNERWEQHWEKLQQAQQRLQSNQPGSVEKSWLTIKEPITPNTREGGGGTDDVEELIRRHEAFRKAASTWKDHFSSLRQAEKLKEELNKQPSTSSLLSRQMFPLSCLVPSSSSSSSSSSLFRNPLQDSLLESKSGLDLMHTTEQTVANTLAQRLGSSLNPYTPVMNGSSYHGMNQSSGGVEGLSYLKQQSVSGLDNSSYQGLNQQVGVLGVNSSSYTGLNQQGVLGEDSSSYHSLNHLGAVGVGGDPKIGYAWQHLKADCFQPKINHIHKAVPPLLEAHRAQLAGGAANMPAPPTGLDPSLEMIHSRLQRDPRGSRSDPQMDHLRREREYRLGRQTSSEQEIQARLNELPLIVRQERYRRRMERQSSSEQEGNGRQRVQKHDSSDAESGKEPSDKRPSGEKRSTMAEIVEQAQEKEACQARGDMYRPPSSLSAPVSRLDRPRARDRPKPRRRPRPKEPEEPRRSRSAPAQSVPSTSQPPTHTVEHEGFLYRKHEEEGKERSPNSKSWVNLFCVLKQGEIGFYKDSRHKTTPYNDEPLLNLAICEFDTTNGYKKKKNVFILRTTAEGDYIFLAKDEEDLKGWVNSINASLKEIEEIAKWEKATNSSTDPDKSERKERSEGAEPSEGAERSERSEKSERSDRSDKIEASDKSSEKRDTSEKERGGRAERGERGERGDRGSRGSSTSGKSK, encoded by the exons ATGCTGACTGCTCGAGATGGAGCTCGAGATGAAGCTCAGAAGCTGCACAGGAAATGGATGAAGCACCAGGCCTTCATGGCCGAACTGGCCCGTAACAAAGAATGGCTCGCCAAGATCGAACAG GAGGGTGAGGAGCTGATTCAGGAACAGCCTGAGTTGCGATCGGTGGTGGAGATGAAGTTGAAGGAAATCAGAGAGTGCTGGTCTCACCTGGAGAACACCACCAAAGTCAAGGCCCGCCAGCTGTTTGAAACGCAGAACCACCGCACTACCGACCTGCCCACTAACACCCTCAGCGACCTGGACCAGCATCTCACCGCCATACAGGAGCAGCCGCCCACACTAGGCTCCACCCACATCACCCAACCCACCCTCCTTCAGCCACGCCCCACTTTCAGCCAGCAACTCCAAAGGATACAA TCAATGGAAGCCCAGATGCAGCTTTATCAAGGTGTTGGTGAAGTCAGGGCTGGTGCTGATCACCGGAGACCAGAAGGAGAAGAGCTAGGAGGTGTGACGGAGACACGGATTGTGCGTCTTATCGAGCCTCTGAAGGAAAGGAGGCGGATCATTCTCGCCTCAAAAGAGATGCACCAAGTCACCCAGGACCTGGAGGATGAGATT GTATGGATTCAGGATCGGTTACTCTTGGCCTCATCTACAGAATATGGGACCAATCTGCAGAATGTCCAACATTTAATCATGAACCATAAG GCACTGCAGATGGAGATACAGGCTCAGAGGGGGCGGGTTGAGGAGGTGCTGGAAAGGGCGGAGGCCATTGCTGCCCTGCGGACCCCAGAGGTGGAGCTTGTGCGTGAGGGGGCGGGGCACATGAGGCAGCTGTGGGAGGTGCTTCAGGTAGAGATGGAACGACGTACAGTGATGCTGGATGCCGTGAACCATGCCCAGCAGTACTACACCCAGGCAGCGAAGGTTGAGTCTTGGCTCAGTGGACAGAAACTTCAGGTTCTCAATGAGGAGAAAggaaat GATGAGGCCAGCACTTTTAGGTTACTGAAAGAGCAGTTGGCATTAGAGCAAACAGTGGAGAATTATGCAGAGACCGTGAGCTCACTGTCCCAGCAGTGCCGTCGCATGCTTGAGCTGGGACATCCTGACAG tgagcAAATCACCAAACAGCAGGCTCATATAGACCGGCTATATGTATCTCTAAAAGACCTGGTGGAACAGAGGAAAACAAAGCTGGAGCAGCAATACTGGCTGTATCAGCTGAAGCGAGAGGTAGAGGCGCTGGAGAAATGGATCTCTGAGAGGGAGGCTGTCGCCAGCTCCACTGACCTCGGCCAGGACCTCGAGCATGTCACG GATCTGCAGGGCAGCTTTACTCAGTTCTTCACTGAGACACGTGCAGTCGGCCAGAAACAGATGGATTCGGTCAATAAGATGGTGAATGAGATGATTGACTGCAGTCACTCTGATGCTGCCACCATTGCAGAGTGGAAAGATGGGCTGAATGAGTCCTGGGCGGATCTTCTGGAGCTCATGGAGACCAGAGCGCAGATGCTTGCAGCATCGTACCAGCTACACAAGTTCTTCAACGACTGTCAGGAG gtgCTGGTCCAGATCGAGGGAAAGATGAGACAGCTGCCAGAGGTGAGGTCATGTCAGATGAGCTCGGCCAACCCTGGCACACTACATAGACTCCTGCACTCTTTTGAGCACTCCCTGCAGCTGCTGGTCTCACAG GTACGCCAACTGCAAGAAAACGCAGTTCAGCTGCGTGCAATTTATGCCGGAGAGAAGGCAGATGCCATATTGTCCCGTGAGCAGGAGGTGATGCAGGCCTGGAAAGAGCTCCTTGTTGCATGTGAGGGCAGCCGTGTGCAGGTCACCACAGTAACCGATAAGATCCAGTTCTTCGCTGTTGTGCGGGAACTGAGCATGTGGATGGATGGAATAATGGGACAGATTGGCTTAACTGATGATGCCAG GGACCTCTCTGTGCTGGATGGCATGATGTCCCAACATCAGAATCTGAagagtaaaatagaaaacaagaGCAAGAACTTTGTGCATTGTGTGGAGATGGGAAAAATGCTGCTAGCTGCACGCAACCCTGCAGCTGAAGAG GTAAAGGAGAAGCTGGAGTATATAATGGCAAAGCAGAAAGATCTGAATGAGCGATGGGAACAGCACTGGGAGAAGCTTCAGCAAG CCCAGCAGAGGCTGCAGTCCAACCAGCCGGGATCAGTGGAGAAGTCCTGGCTCACAATCAAGGAACCAATCACTCCAAATACCCGTGAGGGAGGTGGTGGGACAGACGATGTGGAGGAGCTGATTCGCCGGCATGAAGCATTCCGGAAGGCTGCATCCACGTGGAAGGATCATTTCAGCTCGTTACGTCAG GCAGAGAAATTGAAGGAGGAACTGAACAAGCAGCCTTCTACCTCCTCTCTCCTCAGCAGGCAAATGTTCCCTCTCTCCTGTCTCGTGCCcagctcctcttcctcatcctcatcctcctctctcTTCCGTAACCCTCTTCAGGACTCACTTCTGGAGTCCAAGTCCGGGCTGGACCTCATGCACACCACAGAACAAACCGTGGCGAACACACTCGCTCAGCGGCTCGGATCCTCTCTGAATCCTTACACACCCGTCATGAACGGCTCCTCGTACCACGGGATGAACCAGTCATCAGGGGGTGTGGAGGGTCTTTCCTACCTAAAACAACAAAGTGTTTCAGGGTTGGATAATTCTAGCTATCAGGGGTTAAACCAACAAGTTGGTGTCTTGGGGGTGAACAGCTCCAGCTACACTGGACTTAACCAACAGGGTGTTTTAGGAGAAGACAGCTCCAGCTACCACAGCCTGAACCATTTAGGTGCTGTGGGGGTGGGAGGGGATCCCAAAATAGGATATGCTTGGCAGCACCTGAAAGCTGACTGCTTTCAGCCCAAAATCAACCACATTCACAAAGCTGTTCCACCTTTACTAGAGGCGCACCGAGCCCAGCTCGCCGGTGGAGCAGCAAACATGCCAGCTCCTCCTACGGGCCTGGACCCCTCCCTAGAGATGATTCACAGCCGGTTACAGAGAGACCCCCGCGGGAGCCGATCTGACCCGCAAATGGATCACTTGAGGCGGGAGAGAGAGTACCGGCTTGGCCGACAGACCTCCAGCGAGCAGGAGATCCAGGCCAGACTTAACGAGCTCCCGCTGATTGTAAGGCAGGAACGCTACCGTCGAAGAATGGAGAGACAGTCATCTAGTGAGCAGGAGGGCAACGGTAGGCAGAGAGTACAGAAACATGACTCCAGCGATGCAGAATCTGGGAAAGAGCCATCTGACAAGAGACCATCTGG ggagaAGCGTTCCACTATGGCTGAGATTGTTGAGCAAGCGCAGGAGAAAGAAGCTTGTCAA GCGAGGGGAGATATGTACAGACCCCCCAGCAGTCTCTCTGCACCAGTGAGTCGTCTGGATCGCCCTCGAGCTCGAGACCGCCCCAAACCACGAAGAAGACCTCGTCCAAAAGAGCCTGAGGAGCCACGGAGGTCCCGTTCTGCACCTGCTCAGAGCGTCCCATCCACATCTCAGCCTCCTACTCACACCGTTGAACATGAGGGCTTCCTGTACAGGAAACACGAAGAGGAGGGGAAAGAGAGAAGCCCAAATAG CAAGTCGTGGGTAAATCTGTTCTGCGTGCTCAAACAAGGGGAGATCGGTTTCTACAAGGATTCCCGACACAAAACAACACCCTACAATGATGAGCCACTTCTCAACTTGGCCATCTGTGAATTTGACACTACCAACGgatacaaaaagaagaagaatgtcTTCATTCTCAG gacCACTGCTGAAGGGGACTACATCTTCCTGGCTAAGGATGAG GAGGATCTGAAAGGTTGGGTCAACAGCATCAACGCTAGCCTGAAGGAGATTGAAGAAATCGCCAAGTGGGAGAAAGCCACAAACTCCTCCACCGACCCCGACAAATCAGAGCGGAAGGAGCGTTCTGAAGGGGCGGAGCCATCTGAGGGGGCGGAGAGATCAGAGAGGTCAGAGAAGTCTGAGCGTTCAGACCGATCGGATAAAATAGAGGCATCGGACAAAAGCTCAGAAAAGAGGGACACATCTGAAAAGGAGAGAGGAGGTAGAGCTGAAAGAGGAGAGAGGGGCGAACGAGGAGACCGGGGTTCCAGGGGTTCCAGCACTTCGGGAAAGAGCAAATGA